From a region of the Thermomicrobium roseum DSM 5159 genome:
- a CDS encoding DUF4815 domain-containing protein yields the protein MKHWSRRFGVVLLALGLLVASSAPVTANWSAPTPTASLWDIDEQLVVPYLPNNETLAGTGPWHGTVTVANASNFPVTVDIAKADGSPITSVNLPGNGSTTLAAGTLFGSSPGGGLLLSGREQGGCASQAVQEFTKTRGTPANTADTIALPVPSGVNVTQVVVSQGTTLYAAPADYTFSQVGTTLNISWAPGGAEPAGGSAYSVQVAYDFPCRPARLSAAVKLMAPAPSTNGRTSSTHLMVSGYAGLSRASAVGSTLVAPIAQANYSGWKTVLHVTNVGSTLCSVTVKLYQHPSGTQTHTLTQAVAAGATWNLDLVAAGVPNNWLGTARIEGVGCQLTASIDRIKPTQPWGTPVNMALTNLALPAGSLTSTVYVPLVFQAYFDWNTGLAVTNAGGVPATVTINYYGTNGNLITTKSLGPIASNSMDFDYLSGSGGQLAQAVITSTQPIIVSVDAVKYTGGGADVGQALTSMGINGPLTLTPGLPMPLLRVPLFQKQGSSGNDNSGIQLFNVGGAAATVTLDFFDASGAPQPPSPLTVPGIAPNGAVTIYAPSQAPLPANFQGQVRAAVTAGGPVVAITNNVNYDVQADGSAAFNVATGQRALRVDFGKVANKSGVDTIIVAQTVDENGVQMPAQQILVQGPAGLTITTSPAFTNMFGAATVLVKGTNTTAPVTVCWDLNTNGNCDPTEPQVMQSLSWAP from the coding sequence ATGAAGCATTGGTCAAGACGCTTCGGCGTCGTTCTCCTCGCGCTCGGTCTGCTCGTTGCCTCGAGCGCCCCGGTCACAGCGAACTGGTCCGCACCCACCCCCACAGCGAGCCTCTGGGACATCGACGAGCAACTCGTCGTCCCGTATCTGCCGAACAACGAGACGCTCGCGGGTACCGGTCCGTGGCACGGAACGGTCACCGTCGCCAACGCCAGCAACTTCCCGGTGACCGTCGACATCGCCAAGGCGGACGGCTCCCCGATCACGAGCGTCAACCTACCCGGCAACGGCTCGACGACCCTGGCCGCGGGAACACTCTTCGGCTCCAGCCCCGGCGGTGGTCTCTTGCTCAGTGGGCGTGAGCAAGGCGGCTGCGCATCCCAGGCAGTTCAGGAGTTCACCAAGACGCGCGGTACCCCTGCGAACACGGCCGATACTATCGCTTTGCCGGTTCCCAGCGGCGTCAACGTCACCCAGGTCGTCGTGAGCCAGGGAACGACGCTCTACGCAGCACCAGCCGACTATACCTTCTCCCAAGTCGGTACGACGCTGAACATCAGCTGGGCACCAGGTGGAGCTGAGCCAGCTGGCGGCAGCGCCTACAGCGTGCAAGTCGCTTACGACTTTCCCTGCCGCCCGGCCCGGCTGAGCGCCGCTGTCAAGCTCATGGCCCCAGCCCCCTCGACGAACGGTCGCACGAGCAGCACTCACCTCATGGTCAGTGGATACGCCGGACTGAGCCGGGCCAGTGCGGTCGGCAGCACGCTGGTCGCACCGATCGCGCAGGCCAACTACAGCGGTTGGAAGACGGTCCTGCACGTCACCAACGTCGGCAGCACGCTCTGCTCCGTCACCGTCAAGCTCTACCAGCACCCGAGCGGCACCCAGACGCATACGCTCACACAGGCAGTGGCTGCCGGCGCGACGTGGAACCTGGACCTCGTCGCTGCTGGCGTGCCGAACAACTGGCTGGGCACCGCGCGCATCGAAGGAGTCGGGTGCCAGCTGACCGCCAGCATCGACCGGATCAAGCCGACTCAGCCCTGGGGAACCCCAGTCAATATGGCCCTCACCAACCTCGCTTTGCCGGCGGGTTCCTTGACCAGCACAGTGTATGTGCCGCTCGTCTTCCAGGCCTACTTCGACTGGAACACCGGCCTGGCCGTGACGAACGCTGGGGGCGTTCCCGCGACCGTGACGATCAACTACTACGGAACCAACGGCAACCTCATCACCACCAAGAGCCTGGGGCCGATTGCGTCCAACTCGATGGACTTCGACTATCTGAGCGGGAGCGGTGGCCAGCTCGCTCAGGCGGTCATCACTAGTACCCAGCCGATCATCGTCTCGGTCGATGCCGTCAAGTACACCGGGGGTGGCGCGGACGTCGGGCAAGCGCTGACCTCGATGGGCATCAATGGACCACTCACCCTGACACCAGGTCTCCCCATGCCGCTCCTCCGCGTCCCGCTCTTCCAGAAACAGGGGTCGAGCGGCAACGACAACAGCGGGATCCAGCTCTTCAACGTAGGCGGTGCTGCGGCCACGGTCACGCTCGACTTCTTCGACGCGAGCGGCGCACCGCAACCTCCCTCACCCTTGACTGTCCCAGGGATCGCCCCCAACGGCGCCGTGACCATCTACGCGCCGAGTCAGGCACCGCTCCCCGCCAACTTCCAGGGTCAGGTGCGCGCCGCCGTGACCGCGGGCGGACCGGTTGTCGCCATTACCAACAACGTCAACTACGACGTGCAAGCTGATGGATCGGCCGCCTTCAATGTCGCGACCGGACAGCGCGCCCTCCGTGTCGACTTCGGCAAGGTCGCCAACAAGAGCGGCGTGGATACGATCATCGTCGCCCAAACGGTCGACGAGAACGGTGTGCAGATGCCCGCCCAACAGATCCTGGTTCAGGGACCGGCCGGTCTGACCATCACGACCTCACCCGCCTTCACGAACATGTTCGGAGCCGCGACCGTGCTCGTGAAGGGCACCAACACGACGGCCCCCGTCACCGTCTGTTGGGACTTGAACACCAACGGCAACTGTGACCCGACCGAGCCGCAGGTCATGCAGTCACTGAGCTGGGCTCCCTGA
- a CDS encoding AI-2E family transporter — MRAFVDLRLALSIACGILVAATGLALGWFLFVLRDVLVPYVAVLVAETIARPVGWLERHRLPAGVAVSLVFAAAGLIAVALVLLVLSPLVAQALALRDELPRLVEQLVRLRAL, encoded by the coding sequence GTGCGCGCGTTCGTCGATCTGCGGCTCGCTCTGAGTATCGCTTGCGGGATACTCGTGGCTGCCACTGGACTCGCCCTCGGCTGGTTCCTGTTCGTCCTGCGCGACGTGCTCGTCCCCTACGTCGCCGTGCTGGTCGCGGAGACCATCGCTCGCCCGGTCGGCTGGCTGGAGCGGCATCGCCTCCCAGCGGGTGTTGCGGTATCGCTCGTCTTCGCGGCCGCCGGACTGATCGCGGTGGCGCTCGTGTTGCTGGTGCTTTCCCCGCTAGTTGCCCAAGCGCTCGCGTTGCGGGACGAATTGCCTCGACTAGTCGAGCAACTGGTGCGGTTGCGGGCACTGTAG